One segment of Carya illinoinensis cultivar Pawnee chromosome 1, C.illinoinensisPawnee_v1, whole genome shotgun sequence DNA contains the following:
- the LOC122302826 gene encoding histidine-containing phosphotransfer protein 1-like, with translation MEVGQLQRRLVDYTKSLLTEGILDDQFTQLQKLQDEGNPGFLVEVVSLFFEDSEKLLNDITRALDQQSVDFKMVDAHVHQLKGSSSSMGAQKLKNACVTFRSFCDEQSMEGCLKSLQLVKQEYYDVKNKVETLFKMEKQIVAAGGSVPKTE, from the exons ATGGAGGTGGGTCAGCTGCAGAGACGGTTGGTGGACTACACAAAGTCCTTGCTTACGGAG GGGATCCTAGATGATCAGTTTACGCAGCTTCAGAAACTTCAAGACGAGGGCAACCCAGGTTTCCTTGTTGAAGTTGTCTCTCTTTTCTTTGAAGATTCTGAGAAGCTTCTTAATGACATCACCAGAGCTTT AGACCAGCAGAGTGTAGATTTCAAAATGGTTGATGCACATGTTCACCAATTGAAGGGAAGCAGTTCCAG CATGGGTGCACAGAAACTCAAAAATGCTTGCGTTACTTTCCGCAGCTTCTGTGATGAACAGAGCATGGAAGG GTGCCTGAAATCTCTGCAACTAGTAAAGCAAGAGTACTACGATGTGAAGAACAAGGTTGAGACCCTATTCAAG ATGGAGAAACAGATTGTAGCCGCTGGTGGGTCAGTTCCTAAGACAGAATAG